A single Tuberibacillus sp. Marseille-P3662 DNA region contains:
- a CDS encoding cytochrome P450 family protein has protein sequence MPLSLNDVDLFSPEFKQQSYQLYKKLRQDQPVFPFKLPTGKQAWLVTKHEDALNMFKSSKIVKDFKNVNEGEGDYFLENGAYLGENMLSSDPPDHTRLRKLVSKAFTPKMIAQLEDDIQAVTDRLLAPVKEKGHMDAISDFALPLPIIVISNMLGIPEKDRDAFHDWSAVIVESANDQSRIVENQNTINAFITYIRDLVDEKRQHPDDRLISLMIDAHDEGDRLSEQELIATIFLLIVAGHETTVNLIANGLYALFQHPEQMIRLRQNPDLMENAIEEMLRYHGPVEIAPIRYAAEAMDWHGQQMERGDAIFISLAAVNRDPDVYDNPDQFDIARENIKHFAFGKGIHFCLGAPLARLEAKVAFRTLLSEFSDLSLSVPDDEMKWRPGMMMRGLEALPVDLRQQS, from the coding sequence ATGCCATTATCGCTTAATGACGTGGATTTATTTTCACCTGAATTCAAGCAGCAGTCTTATCAACTTTATAAAAAGTTGCGTCAGGATCAACCGGTCTTTCCGTTCAAATTACCAACAGGGAAGCAAGCTTGGCTTGTGACAAAACATGAAGATGCTCTAAATATGTTTAAGAGTTCCAAGATTGTTAAGGATTTTAAGAATGTTAACGAAGGTGAAGGCGACTATTTTCTTGAGAATGGTGCTTATTTGGGGGAAAACATGTTGTCCAGTGATCCGCCTGATCATACCCGATTGCGTAAACTGGTCTCCAAAGCCTTTACTCCAAAAATGATTGCCCAGCTGGAAGATGATATTCAGGCCGTTACTGATCGGCTTTTGGCTCCAGTTAAAGAGAAGGGACACATGGATGCTATAAGTGACTTCGCCTTGCCGCTGCCTATTATTGTCATCAGTAATATGCTGGGTATTCCGGAGAAAGACCGTGATGCTTTTCATGACTGGTCCGCAGTTATTGTGGAATCGGCCAATGACCAAAGCCGCATCGTCGAGAATCAAAATACAATCAATGCCTTTATTACCTATATTCGTGATCTCGTGGATGAGAAACGTCAGCATCCGGACGACCGCCTGATCAGTCTTATGATTGATGCTCATGACGAAGGTGATCGATTATCGGAACAAGAACTGATCGCAACGATCTTTTTATTAATCGTCGCCGGTCATGAGACGACGGTCAATTTAATTGCCAATGGTTTGTATGCTCTCTTCCAGCATCCTGAACAGATGATCCGATTGCGGCAAAATCCGGACTTGATGGAGAATGCGATTGAGGAAATGCTTCGCTACCACGGTCCGGTTGAAATCGCTCCGATTCGTTATGCAGCGGAAGCAATGGACTGGCATGGACAACAAATGGAGCGAGGGGACGCGATTTTTATTTCTCTAGCAGCGGTGAATCGTGACCCAGACGTCTACGATAACCCTGATCAATTTGACATTGCCCGGGAAAACATTAAACACTTCGCCTTTGGTAAAGGGATTCACTTTTGTCTAGGAGCGCCATTAGCGAGGTTGGAAGCTAAAGTGGCATTCCGAACACTGCTTAGTGAATTTAGTGACTTATCGCTTTCAGTGCCGGATGATGAAATGAAGTGGCGGCCAGGTATGATGATGCGCGGACTCGAAGCATTGCCAGTTGACTTGAGGCAGCAGAGTTAG
- a CDS encoding endonuclease/exonuclease/phosphatase family protein has protein sequence MTCIKKWSLMVTMVLLFSLLLTPFSQALAQGKTAPGRQVNVKVMTYNIHTGIGTDGDYNIDRIANTIQQSGADIIGLQEVDVNWSDRSNFQNELKRLAEKLDMHYFFAPIYNRDPIQPDDPRRKFGVAILSKHPILQADNHEITRLSTQDPHPEPKPSPGFAEALINVKGAKLWFYVTHLDYRSEPIVRQMQVEDMLNVMQAHNNKILVGDMNATPKADELQPLFQRFKDTWDITQQDEGLTYPAYAPTKKIDYILTTPDMDVQSTDVIQTMASDHLPVTADVTLTRGR, from the coding sequence GTGACTATGGTTCTATTATTTAGTTTGCTGTTGACCCCGTTTTCACAGGCTTTGGCACAAGGTAAAACAGCGCCGGGTCGACAAGTGAACGTGAAGGTCATGACGTATAACATTCACACAGGTATTGGAACGGACGGTGACTATAACATTGACCGTATAGCCAACACGATTCAACAATCAGGGGCGGATATTATTGGACTTCAAGAGGTCGATGTCAACTGGAGTGATAGAAGCAACTTTCAGAATGAATTGAAACGCCTTGCTGAAAAGTTGGACATGCATTATTTCTTTGCTCCGATTTATAATCGTGATCCGATCCAGCCTGATGACCCGAGACGAAAATTCGGTGTCGCGATATTGAGTAAGCATCCAATTCTGCAAGCAGACAATCACGAGATTACCAGACTATCCACCCAAGACCCTCATCCTGAACCCAAACCTTCTCCTGGATTTGCAGAAGCACTGATTAATGTAAAAGGCGCAAAACTTTGGTTTTATGTGACTCATCTAGATTACCGTTCTGAACCAATTGTAAGACAAATGCAAGTTGAGGATATGTTGAATGTCATGCAGGCCCATAACAATAAAATTTTAGTTGGGGATATGAATGCAACCCCCAAGGCCGATGAATTACAACCTCTTTTTCAAAGATTCAAAGATACGTGGGACATAACCCAACAAGATGAAGGATTGACCTACCCCGCTTATGCGCCTACAAAGAAAATTGATTATATCTTAACGACACCAGATATGGACGTACAGTCTACTGACGTCATTCAAACAATGGCTTCAGACCATCTTCCAGTCACAGCTGACGTAACGCTGACACGTGGTCGATAA
- a CDS encoding glycoside hydrolase family 3 protein, translating to MKKSRFIWMLAMMMVFALCLPTYAWAGWDDPVKPGWKEGQVKRGWIQSKIQHMTLEEKIGQLFIVHAYGKTPTDPSFEDMNVNHNRGGKNFKEIIEKYHIGGVIYFNWSQNIGTPLDAEQVNSLSNGLQEIAMDQRMPIPMFISTDQEGGIVQRVTSPATVFPGNMALGATRSTQNATKSAAIMGTELQSLGINMNFAPVADVNVNPANPVIGVRSFGEDPALVSDMTVAQVNAYQNKDVIATAKHFPGHGDTAVDSHYGLPIINHDLETLHQVDLQPFKAAIDAGIDAIMTAHIVVPALDDSGLPATLSKPILTGVLREELGYNGLIITDSLGMSGANVVEPEQVPVKAFKAGADILLNPPNVGRAYNAMLEAVKSGDISRKRLNQSVYRILKAKMKRGLFHQPETNAGAIENVGTEEHLAVADEIANQSITLVKNENNVLPLKDNQELLVTGPSSAGPELVSDLLNKKGLNAEKVTTNTSPTKAQIDQAVAKAQEADKVIVTTYTANTNRPQQQLVNAIRATGKPVIVAAIRNPYDLMVFPKVDAYLATYGYRDVSIEALARVLTGEVNPTGKLPVTIPDLYDFGSGMSY from the coding sequence TTGAAAAAAAGCCGCTTCATATGGATGTTGGCGATGATGATGGTATTCGCTTTATGCTTGCCAACTTATGCATGGGCAGGCTGGGATGACCCAGTCAAGCCAGGATGGAAAGAAGGTCAAGTCAAAAGGGGATGGATCCAAAGTAAAATTCAGCACATGACACTTGAAGAAAAAATCGGGCAGTTGTTTATCGTCCATGCCTACGGGAAAACACCGACGGATCCGAGTTTTGAGGATATGAATGTCAATCACAATCGTGGCGGTAAAAATTTCAAAGAGATTATAGAAAAATATCATATTGGCGGTGTGATTTATTTTAATTGGAGCCAAAACATTGGCACACCGTTAGACGCTGAACAAGTCAACAGCCTCTCCAATGGGTTGCAAGAGATTGCCATGGACCAGCGTATGCCGATCCCTATGTTTATTTCAACAGACCAAGAGGGCGGGATTGTCCAAAGAGTGACGAGTCCAGCAACGGTTTTTCCAGGTAACATGGCACTAGGTGCGACACGCTCAACTCAAAATGCCACAAAGTCGGCAGCTATTATGGGAACAGAGCTACAGAGTCTAGGTATTAACATGAACTTTGCTCCTGTTGCTGATGTCAATGTGAATCCAGCTAATCCAGTTATTGGCGTGCGGTCGTTTGGCGAAGATCCAGCACTTGTTTCTGATATGACCGTTGCCCAAGTTAACGCTTATCAAAATAAGGATGTTATTGCTACTGCCAAACACTTCCCAGGACATGGAGATACAGCTGTTGACTCCCATTACGGACTGCCGATTATTAATCATGATCTTGAAACGTTGCATCAAGTTGATTTGCAACCTTTTAAAGCAGCGATCGATGCCGGGATTGATGCGATTATGACCGCTCATATTGTTGTACCCGCACTTGATGACTCCGGTCTGCCCGCAACATTGTCGAAACCGATCTTAACTGGAGTGCTGCGTGAAGAACTTGGATACAACGGGTTGATTATTACGGATAGCTTAGGCATGTCAGGAGCCAACGTTGTCGAACCAGAGCAGGTGCCTGTCAAAGCATTTAAAGCAGGTGCGGATATTCTATTAAATCCGCCGAATGTAGGCCGGGCATACAATGCGATGTTGGAAGCTGTTAAAAGTGGCGATATTAGTAGAAAGCGTCTCAATCAGTCGGTCTATCGGATATTAAAAGCAAAAATGAAAAGGGGTCTATTTCATCAGCCGGAAACGAACGCCGGAGCGATTGAAAATGTCGGGACAGAAGAGCACTTAGCCGTTGCTGATGAAATCGCTAATCAAAGTATCACCCTTGTCAAGAATGAAAATAACGTGTTGCCGCTAAAGGACAATCAAGAACTGTTAGTGACAGGCCCATCTAGTGCGGGGCCAGAGCTTGTCTCTGATCTTTTAAACAAAAAAGGTTTGAACGCTGAGAAGGTCACCACGAATACATCACCTACGAAAGCGCAAATCGATCAGGCTGTCGCCAAAGCACAAGAGGCGGATAAAGTCATTGTCACGACATACACAGCTAACACTAATCGCCCGCAACAACAACTCGTTAATGCTATTCGTGCTACAGGCAAACCGGTCATTGTGGCAGCAATTAGAAATCCATATGACCTCATGGTGTTTCCTAAAGTTGATGCCTATTTAGCGACATATGGCTATCGTGATGTCTCCATTGAAGCATTGGCAAGGGTTTTAACGGGTGAAGTCAATCCAACCGGCAAACTGCCGGTGACCATCCCCGATTTATATGATTTCGGTTCTGGCATGAGCTATTAA
- a CDS encoding ATP-binding protein, whose translation MSNASLSMDSIESGAHILYTYNEVDKYIKNAANFIAEGIDQSQPIIFVDETELFQKISNSVLSLGYTQEDLDTIIFWDHNGFYIRNEGFNATYALESLSEIFDPVTNQGITIRSWGHVAWREHEHLLPQLRIYEYGCDQFIHDHQTISICAYNGLTTPSYIQNELLKTHIYFMTDDEMCLSPLYKKKHLGFPSISEWQRLQKIEAENKRLQDQNNQLHTEKKMMEMKKEILEQSEKFYHNLINEIPISIMIAQNDNIVYVNNEAIHKLEYSNKAELIGRSMNDLIPINFGKFAAEQSLVLNTGKTKYFTIKAMPTLFNGEQARLYSLIDLSEQKAAEKLMIRSEKLNVAGQLAAGIAHEVRNPLTAVKGFFQMIQNNYDKATYYQIIEGELNRIEQISGELLMLARPHSERHNQWNISDLLEDVKTLLEAQAVIKGIGIISDYQDPQLVIDCDATKLKQVFINLVKNAIEVMDNGGDIHIKARKQNNYVEIKVIDQGKGMPKEILDKIGEPFFTTKEKGTGLGLTICYKIIESHGGTLIVDTKEGIGTSFTVTLPLSRSTVYQGD comes from the coding sequence ATGAGTAATGCATCTCTAAGCATGGACAGTATCGAATCCGGTGCCCACATTCTATATACATATAATGAAGTCGATAAGTACATCAAGAATGCGGCAAACTTTATCGCTGAAGGGATTGATCAGAGTCAGCCCATCATATTTGTTGATGAAACGGAATTGTTCCAAAAAATATCGAATAGTGTTTTGTCACTCGGTTATACCCAAGAAGATTTAGATACGATTATATTTTGGGACCATAACGGCTTTTACATAAGAAATGAAGGTTTTAATGCCACTTATGCCTTAGAAAGTCTATCAGAAATCTTTGATCCTGTTACCAATCAAGGAATAACAATCCGGTCTTGGGGACATGTCGCTTGGAGAGAACATGAACACTTATTGCCGCAATTAAGGATTTATGAATACGGGTGTGATCAGTTCATACATGATCATCAAACGATCAGTATCTGTGCTTACAATGGCCTTACAACCCCTTCGTACATACAAAATGAATTACTGAAAACACATATCTACTTTATGACCGATGATGAGATGTGTCTTTCACCTTTATATAAGAAAAAACACCTAGGATTTCCATCGATTTCTGAATGGCAAAGGTTGCAAAAGATCGAGGCTGAAAATAAGCGCCTTCAAGATCAAAACAATCAATTGCATACAGAAAAAAAGATGATGGAGATGAAGAAAGAAATATTAGAACAAAGCGAGAAATTTTACCACAACCTTATTAATGAAATACCGATTTCAATTATGATTGCTCAAAATGATAACATCGTGTATGTGAATAATGAAGCGATTCATAAATTAGAGTATAGTAATAAAGCAGAACTGATTGGGCGGAGCATGAATGATTTAATACCCATAAATTTTGGGAAATTTGCAGCAGAACAGAGCCTTGTCCTAAATACCGGGAAGACGAAATATTTCACGATTAAAGCCATGCCGACGTTATTCAATGGCGAGCAGGCGCGACTATATTCCCTGATCGACTTATCTGAGCAGAAGGCTGCAGAAAAACTTATGATTCGTTCCGAAAAGCTTAATGTGGCAGGGCAATTAGCAGCTGGTATCGCACATGAAGTCAGAAATCCGCTTACCGCTGTCAAAGGATTTTTTCAGATGATCCAAAATAACTATGATAAGGCAACCTATTACCAAATTATTGAAGGTGAATTGAATCGGATTGAGCAAATTTCAGGTGAACTATTAATGTTGGCAAGACCCCACTCTGAAAGGCACAATCAGTGGAATATAAGTGATTTACTTGAAGATGTTAAAACACTGCTCGAAGCTCAGGCCGTGATCAAAGGCATTGGCATTATTTCTGACTATCAAGACCCTCAATTGGTTATCGACTGTGATGCGACCAAACTCAAACAAGTCTTTATTAATTTGGTTAAGAACGCCATTGAAGTGATGGATAACGGCGGCGATATTCACATCAAAGCAAGGAAACAAAACAACTATGTTGAAATTAAAGTGATTGACCAAGGGAAAGGGATGCCAAAAGAGATATTGGATAAAATAGGTGAACCTTTTTTCACGACAAAAGAAAAAGGGACAGGTCTGGGCTTAACCATTTGTTATAAAATTATTGAGAGTCATGGTGGAACGTTAATTGTAGATACTAAGGAAGGCATAGGGACTTCGTTCACCGTTACGCTTCCTTTATCAAGATCAACCGTGTACCAAGGTGATTGA
- a CDS encoding response regulator aspartate phosphatase, with product MASQMVVDDLTSLFNQWHSHIRDNCIHKAVLLKKEIEDKIKNRELSQYMLTYYTLLDFHYTILLEKFEEAETQLEQINALQEDMDDRLIYYYYFFKGIYYYNIKAYDEAIANYLEAGQRMPLTHDDIETGEYHYKVAAAYYLKYHNLLSTKHANKALEIYELNCNCRKRHADTLMLLGLNFIDFKHYVDAEDHLHRGLDIAKKLDHKGLEARLYHNLGFLYSRQNLLKTAVAYLNNVPLIGGHDVESDNLMCMYLLSKALLKMDRVDEGKKWMTKALSLAEHLNNDEIKMKLNLLNTMYLNPDKSFESNFEEGIRYFEAREMWQAVEEYSTTLAGFLKANGEYRKACTYYDKSVEARQNIFEGERLR from the coding sequence TTGGCAAGTCAAATGGTCGTTGATGACCTAACAAGCCTATTTAATCAGTGGCACAGTCATATACGCGATAATTGTATTCATAAGGCCGTTTTATTAAAAAAGGAAATTGAGGACAAAATAAAAAATAGGGAACTGTCTCAATATATGTTGACCTATTACACCTTATTAGACTTCCACTACACAATTTTATTGGAAAAGTTTGAAGAGGCTGAGACGCAGCTTGAACAAATCAATGCTTTGCAAGAAGACATGGATGACAGACTCATCTATTATTACTATTTTTTTAAAGGCATCTATTATTACAATATCAAAGCGTACGATGAGGCTATCGCTAACTACCTTGAAGCGGGTCAAAGGATGCCCCTTACTCACGATGACATTGAAACAGGTGAATATCATTATAAAGTTGCTGCTGCCTACTACCTGAAATATCATAACTTGCTGTCGACGAAACATGCCAATAAGGCTTTAGAAATCTATGAGCTTAATTGCAACTGTCGCAAGCGACATGCAGACACACTCATGCTACTTGGATTGAATTTCATTGACTTCAAACATTATGTTGACGCCGAGGATCACTTACATCGAGGTTTAGATATTGCAAAAAAGCTGGATCATAAAGGGCTGGAAGCACGTTTGTACCATAATTTAGGTTTTTTGTATAGCCGACAAAATTTATTAAAAACGGCTGTGGCTTATTTGAACAATGTGCCTTTAATAGGTGGGCATGATGTTGAAAGTGATAATCTGATGTGCATGTATTTGTTATCCAAGGCCCTATTAAAGATGGATCGAGTGGACGAGGGTAAAAAATGGATGACGAAAGCCCTTTCATTGGCGGAACACCTTAACAATGATGAGATAAAAATGAAATTAAATTTACTCAATACCATGTATCTAAATCCCGACAAAAGTTTTGAATCAAATTTTGAAGAAGGTATTAGATATTTTGAAGCACGAGAAATGTGGCAAGCGGTGGAAGAATATTCTACGACATTGGCAGGATTTTTAAAAGCTAATGGAGAATATAGGAAAGCATGTACCTACTATGACAAGTCAGTTGAGGCTAGACAAAATATTTTTGAAGGGGAGAGATTAAGATGA
- a CDS encoding MBL fold metallo-hydrolase → MQAKEPKYLRKRIHLIDGFDLGVANRTGTYVIEEEQLTLIETGPSPSVPYIKKGLKRLGYSLDQVNYLIVTHVHLDHAGGAGLLLQECPNATVVVHPRGARHLADPSRLVAGARQVYQEKFDPLFDPVIAIPEDRLLVKGDGDTLTIGPDCRLEFLDTPGHAKHHFSIYDPISHGMFTGDTVGIHYKLLADDGIDFFLPTTSPNHFNPDAMNRSIERIRKRSLDRLYFGHFGMTANVEEALCQVEEWLPIFVEEGKQSAVREEGPDALANRLLSRIKAHLRQLNVADNHSVYQVLELDMQVCAQGIVDYLWKQRKVAD, encoded by the coding sequence ATGCAGGCAAAAGAGCCTAAATATTTAAGAAAGCGCATTCATTTGATTGATGGGTTTGATTTGGGAGTGGCTAATCGGACAGGTACATATGTGATTGAAGAAGAGCAATTAACGTTAATTGAAACGGGGCCGAGTCCTTCCGTCCCGTACATTAAAAAAGGACTGAAGCGCCTTGGCTATTCACTGGATCAGGTGAACTATCTGATTGTTACCCATGTTCATTTGGATCATGCGGGAGGTGCGGGTCTATTATTACAAGAATGTCCCAATGCGACAGTGGTTGTACATCCGCGAGGCGCGCGTCATTTAGCGGATCCAAGCCGTCTTGTGGCTGGGGCTAGACAGGTTTATCAAGAAAAATTTGATCCTTTGTTTGATCCTGTCATCGCTATCCCGGAAGATCGTTTATTAGTTAAAGGGGATGGGGACACATTAACGATTGGACCTGATTGCAGACTGGAATTCTTGGATACACCGGGACATGCCAAACATCATTTCAGTATCTATGACCCGATCAGTCATGGCATGTTTACGGGGGATACGGTCGGGATTCATTACAAGTTATTGGCGGATGATGGCATTGATTTTTTCCTTCCGACCACATCACCCAATCATTTTAATCCCGATGCCATGAATCGATCCATTGAACGCATTCGTAAACGATCGTTAGACAGACTATATTTTGGTCATTTTGGCATGACAGCTAACGTTGAAGAAGCGCTTTGTCAGGTAGAAGAATGGCTGCCTATCTTCGTTGAAGAAGGCAAGCAAAGTGCTGTGCGCGAAGAGGGGCCTGATGCACTTGCCAATCGACTGCTATCACGAATTAAGGCGCATTTGCGACAGCTAAATGTTGCGGATAATCATAGCGTTTATCAAGTGCTTGAACTTGATATGCAAGTCTGCGCACAAGGGATTGTCGACTATTTGTGGAAGCAAAGGAAAGTTGCGGATTAG
- a CDS encoding exo-beta-N-acetylmuramidase NamZ family protein has translation MKKSYIVLMVVVLMLSSLSGVALANPDEHANDRAKERANKHAKTFQMGVETLLEDRMDLVKGKNVGLITNPTGVDQELNSVVDRLYNHPDVNLVSLYGPEHGVRGSAQAGGSVDSYTDPVTGLPVYSLYGDTKKPTPDMLEGVDVLMFDIQDVGSRFYTYIYTMALAMEAAAENDIKFVVLDRPNPIGGTKVEGPVLNPEYASFVGKYPIPLRHGMTVGELAKLFNQEFDIGADLTVVKMDGWKRSMDYDDTPLDWVLPSPNMPTLDTALVYPGAAWIEGTNVSEGRGTTRPFELIGAPFINSQALADTLNTLELPGVNFRAASFTPVYSKHSGELCNGIQIHVTDRDAYEPVKTGLSIVKTIHDLYPEDFQFRAENANGVSYFDKLVGNGWIREKIEQGASIESIVNQWQPKLKRFKKVREEYLLYEKDKGKGKGKAKGKNQ, from the coding sequence ATGAAAAAAAGTTATATAGTGCTGATGGTCGTTGTATTGATGCTGTCATCGTTATCTGGTGTGGCATTAGCTAATCCTGACGAACATGCCAATGACCGCGCGAAAGAACGAGCCAACAAACATGCCAAAACATTTCAAATGGGTGTTGAGACCCTTCTCGAAGACCGGATGGATCTTGTAAAAGGAAAAAACGTTGGTTTGATTACAAACCCAACAGGTGTGGATCAAGAATTAAATAGTGTAGTTGACCGGCTTTATAATCATCCGGATGTTAATCTTGTATCCTTATATGGGCCTGAACATGGGGTCCGAGGGAGTGCTCAGGCAGGGGGGAGCGTTGACAGTTACACTGACCCGGTGACAGGACTACCTGTTTACAGTCTATATGGCGACACCAAGAAACCGACGCCGGACATGTTAGAGGGTGTTGACGTTCTCATGTTCGACATACAAGATGTAGGTTCGCGTTTCTATACGTACATCTATACGATGGCCCTTGCGATGGAGGCTGCAGCGGAGAATGATATCAAATTCGTTGTACTTGACCGCCCCAACCCAATTGGCGGGACAAAAGTTGAGGGACCCGTGCTGAACCCTGAATACGCTTCGTTTGTTGGCAAATATCCGATTCCGCTTCGTCATGGTATGACGGTCGGCGAACTGGCCAAACTATTCAACCAAGAATTTGATATTGGTGCTGATCTAACGGTTGTTAAAATGGACGGTTGGAAGCGTTCAATGGACTACGATGATACCCCTCTTGATTGGGTGCTCCCATCTCCAAATATGCCGACGTTAGATACGGCTCTTGTTTATCCAGGTGCCGCATGGATTGAGGGCACGAATGTATCAGAAGGGCGCGGGACGACAAGACCGTTTGAATTAATCGGTGCACCATTCATTAACAGTCAAGCATTGGCGGACACATTAAATACCCTGGAATTGCCGGGTGTGAATTTCCGTGCGGCATCATTTACACCTGTTTATTCGAAGCACAGCGGGGAATTGTGTAACGGTATCCAGATTCATGTGACCGATCGTGATGCTTATGAACCTGTTAAGACGGGTCTTTCAATTGTGAAAACCATTCATGATTTGTACCCTGAAGATTTCCAGTTCCGCGCTGAAAATGCCAATGGTGTGTCCTACTTTGACAAGTTAGTAGGGAATGGTTGGATTCGCGAAAAAATTGAACAAGGCGCTTCGATTGAATCGATCGTCAACCAGTGGCAGCCAAAGCTGAAGCGGTTCAAGAAAGTAAGAGAAGAATATCTATTGTACGAAAAAGACAAAGGAAAAGGCAAAGGCAAAGCTAAGGGCAAAAATCAATAA
- a CDS encoding flavin reductase family protein, which produces MHINPKDQTKKENYKLLIGSILPRPIAFVTSRTPEGTINAAPFSFYNVVATDPPMIGISCARKPGNVMKDTALNIQESGEFVIQVVDTDNVKAVNDCSIDYPADMSEVTETGLTLKDSRMIGVPGVQEAKIRMECKLSEIIPMGGTNGAPSADFVIGEIVYFDIDDALYEEGRIDTEGLGPVGRLAGTTFGDIGRTYSMKRKSYEEVKDN; this is translated from the coding sequence TTGCATATTAATCCAAAAGATCAAACGAAAAAAGAAAATTATAAGCTGTTGATCGGCAGTATTTTACCGAGACCAATTGCTTTTGTCACTTCTAGGACGCCCGAGGGTACAATCAATGCTGCACCGTTTAGTTTTTATAACGTTGTGGCAACAGACCCACCGATGATCGGAATTTCTTGTGCACGGAAACCCGGTAATGTGATGAAGGATACGGCCCTGAACATTCAGGAAAGCGGTGAATTTGTCATCCAGGTTGTTGACACTGATAATGTCAAGGCCGTTAATGATTGTTCCATTGATTATCCGGCTGACATGAGTGAAGTGACTGAGACCGGTTTGACATTGAAGGATAGTCGGATGATTGGTGTGCCTGGCGTTCAAGAGGCCAAGATTCGCATGGAGTGCAAGTTGTCCGAGATCATCCCGATGGGCGGGACGAATGGGGCGCCCAGTGCTGATTTTGTTATCGGAGAAATTGTCTATTTTGATATTGATGATGCATTGTATGAAGAAGGCAGGATTGATACGGAAGGTCTTGGTCCAGTCGGCCGCTTGGCAGGGACGACTTTTGGTGACATTGGTCGCACCTATTCCATGAAACGCAAGAGTTATGAGGAAGTCAAAGACAATTAG
- a CDS encoding CAP domain-containing protein yields MKKSIITVMLVFILSACNTQDGQQDSSGVDDHQYNSVNYNDDGRLNDNRDNERFNLMEDGHRHDDLSRGEIPGEDREQDPIDQDHENHDKANQGNQKNNQDQSKKNPTKNPSLSDFQKKVIKLTNQERTKRGLSKIKADPQVSKVAQKKAKDMSQNHYFSHTSPQYGSPFQMMKDAGIDYQAAAENIAKGQDAPKVVMEGWMNSAGHRKNILKKGITHIGVGYAQGQDGPYWSQMFIEK; encoded by the coding sequence ATGAAGAAAAGTATCATCACAGTTATGCTGGTCTTTATATTATCGGCCTGTAATACGCAAGATGGTCAACAAGACTCATCTGGCGTAGATGATCATCAGTACAACTCAGTCAATTATAATGATGATGGAAGGTTAAACGACAACCGTGATAATGAACGATTTAATCTTATGGAAGACGGACATCGTCATGACGATTTATCCAGAGGCGAAATACCAGGAGAGGATAGGGAACAAGATCCTATTGATCAAGATCATGAAAATCATGATAAGGCCAATCAAGGAAACCAAAAAAATAACCAAGATCAGTCCAAAAAGAATCCCACTAAGAACCCATCTTTAAGCGATTTCCAAAAGAAAGTCATTAAACTCACTAATCAAGAAAGGACCAAACGCGGGTTGTCAAAGATCAAAGCTGATCCGCAAGTCTCAAAAGTTGCTCAAAAAAAGGCAAAGGACATGAGTCAAAACCATTATTTTTCACACACATCACCTCAGTATGGTTCACCCTTTCAAATGATGAAGGACGCTGGCATTGACTACCAAGCAGCTGCCGAAAATATCGCCAAAGGTCAGGATGCACCAAAAGTCGTTATGGAAGGCTGGATGAATAGCGCCGGCCACCGGAAAAATATCCTTAAAAAAGGCATCACTCACATTGGTGTCGGATATGCTCAAGGTCAGGACGGCCCCTATTGGTCGCAAATGTTTATTGAAAAGTAA